Proteins encoded within one genomic window of Brienomyrus brachyistius isolate T26 chromosome 22, BBRACH_0.4, whole genome shotgun sequence:
- the LOC125718288 gene encoding probable ATP-dependent RNA helicase DDX17 isoform X1, whose protein sequence is METEIDTADAIGGHYFIQYAFMIFSPRFGSSRSGSKFGTPGERLRKKKWDLDELPKFEKNFYTEHPEVQHMSQYEVEEFRRKKEITIKGSGCPKPVTSFSQAQFPQYVMDVLMQQNFKEPTAIQAQGFPLALSGRDMVGIAQTGSGKTLSYLLPAIVHINHQPYLERGDGPICLVLAPTRELAQQVQQVAYDYGKSSRIKSTCVYGGAPKGPQIRDLERGVEICIATPGRLIDFLEAGKTNLRRCTYLVLDEADRMLDMGFEPQIRKIVDQIRPDRQTLMWSATWPKEVQRLAEDFLREYVQINVGALELSANHNILQIVDVCMESEKDNKLLQLMEEIMAEKENKTIIFVETKKRCDDLTRRMRRDGWPAMCIHGDKSQPERDWVLSEFRSGKAPILIATDVASRGLDVEDVKFVINYDYPNSSEDYIHRIGRTARSTNKGTAYTFFTPGNLRQARELIRVLEEARQAINPKLLQLVDSGRGGGGGGGGRSRFRGSGSNANNPNLMYQEECDRRMRTVGGGDKDSRGGTTTNSSSSFNRDGRGGGGSRDGDRSSSSSSYRDRSSSSRSGGSYGTGSNSAASFGGTGDQYQSAQYNSRAGSQSGGGTASGGSSAGGQDASSQQQGQFGRASQPPPPPPSGPQPLMAQQFSPPQPMMGFMGQGPYPFAPPPPPPPPPPRK, encoded by the exons ATGGAGACAGAGATAGACACCGCGGACGCGATAGGAG GCCATTATTTTATACAATATGCCTTTATGATCTTTAGTCCTCGCTTTGGGTCCAGTCGAAGTGGATCAAAGTTTGGCACCCCTGGTGAGCGTCTGCGCAAGAAGAAATGGGATCTGGATGAACTGCCCAAGTTTGAGAAGAACTTCTACACAGAGCACCCGGAGGTGCAGCATATGAGCCAG TATGAAGTGGAGGAGTTCCGCAGAAAGAAGGAGATCACCATCAAGGGGTCTGGCTGTCCCAAACCAGTCACCAGTTTTAGTCAGGCACAGTTCCCTC AGTATGTGATGGATGTGCTGATGCAGCAGAACTTCAAGGAACCCACAGCCATTCAGGCCCAAGGCTTCCCCCTGGCGTTGAGCGGGAGGGACATGGTGGGAATCGCTCAGACAGGCTCGGGAAAGACGTTGTCG TATCTCCTGCCTGCCATTGTGCACATCAACCACCAGCCCTATCTGGAGCGAGGAGATGGACCTATT TGCTTAGTTTTGGCTCCCACTCGAGAGTTGGCCCAGCAGGTTCAACAGGTGGCTTATGACTATGGAAAATCATCCCGCATAAAGAGCACCTGCGTGTACGGAGGCGCACCTAAAGGCCCTCAGATCCGGGACCTGGAGAGAG GAGTGGAGATTTGCATTGCCACCCCAGGCCGTCTTATTGACTTTCTTGAAGCGGGCAAGACCAACTTGCGACGGTGCACCTACCTGGTGCTGGACGAGGCCGACCGCATGTTGGACATGGGCTTCGAGCCTCAGATCCGCAAGATTGTCGACCAGATCCGG cctgaccggcAGACCCTGATGTGGAGCGCCACCTGGCCAAAGGAGGTGCAGCGGCTTGCGGAGGACTTCCTGCGTGAATACGTGCAGATCAACGTAGGAGCCCTGGAGCTGAGCGCCAACCACAACATCCTGCAGATTGTGGACGTCTGCATGGAGAGCGAGAAGGACAACAA GCTGCTTCAGCTGATGGAGGAGATCATGGCGGAGAAGGAGAACAAGACCATCATATTTGTGGAGACGAAAAAGCGTTGCGATGACCTCACCCGCAGGATGAGGAGAGATGG GTGGCCGGCAATGTGCATCCATGGCGACAAGAGCCAGCCAGAGCGAGACTGGGTTCTGTCAG AGTTCCGCAGCGGCAAAGCTCCCATTCTCATTGCTACTGATGTCGCCTCCCGCGGTCTGG ACGTGGAGGATGTGAAGTTTGTGATCAATTATGACTACCCCAACTCCTCGGAGGACTACATCCACCGCATTGGGCGCACGGCACGCAGCACTAACAAGGGCACCGCCTACACCTTCTTCACCCCGGGCAACCTGCGACAGGCCCGCGAGCTTATCCGGGTCCTGGAGGAGGCCCGGCAAGCTATCAACCCCAAGCTGCTGCAGCTGGTGGACTCTGGGCGTGGGGGCGGCGGTGGCGGAG GGGGGCGCTCTCGCTTCCGGGGCAGTGGTTCCAACGCCAACAATCCCAACTTGATGTACCAGGAAGAGTGTGACCGGCGTATGCGCACGGTTGGTGGGGGTGACAAAGACAGCCGGGGGGGGACGACtaccaacagcagcagcagcttcaACCGGGATGGGAGAggagggggaggaagccgggATGGGGACAGGTCATCCTCATCTTCATCTTACAGGGACCGGAGCAGCAGCAGTCGGAGCGGGGGGAGCTACGGCACAGGTTCTAACTCTGCGGCCTCCTTTGGTGGCACGGGGGACCAGTACCAGAGCGCCCAGTACAACTCCAGGGCTGGCTCTCAGTCCGGGGGGGGCACCGCATCCGGAGGGAGCAGTGCGGGGGGGCAGGATGCCTCGAGCCAGCAGCAGGGCCAGTTCGGCCGAGCCAGCCagcccccaccaccccctccaAGTGGACCCCAGCCCCTGATGGCGCAGCAGTTTTCCCCACCTCAGCCAATGATGGGCTTCATGGGGCAAGGTCCATACCCTTTtgctcctccccctcctcc
- the LOC125718288 gene encoding probable ATP-dependent RNA helicase DDX17 isoform X2, whose amino-acid sequence MRGGSSYGDRDRHRGRDRSPRFGSSRSGSKFGTPGERLRKKKWDLDELPKFEKNFYTEHPEVQHMSQYEVEEFRRKKEITIKGSGCPKPVTSFSQAQFPQYVMDVLMQQNFKEPTAIQAQGFPLALSGRDMVGIAQTGSGKTLSYLLPAIVHINHQPYLERGDGPICLVLAPTRELAQQVQQVAYDYGKSSRIKSTCVYGGAPKGPQIRDLERGVEICIATPGRLIDFLEAGKTNLRRCTYLVLDEADRMLDMGFEPQIRKIVDQIRPDRQTLMWSATWPKEVQRLAEDFLREYVQINVGALELSANHNILQIVDVCMESEKDNKLLQLMEEIMAEKENKTIIFVETKKRCDDLTRRMRRDGWPAMCIHGDKSQPERDWVLSEFRSGKAPILIATDVASRGLDVEDVKFVINYDYPNSSEDYIHRIGRTARSTNKGTAYTFFTPGNLRQARELIRVLEEARQAINPKLLQLVDSGRGGGGGGGGRSRFRGSGSNANNPNLMYQEECDRRMRTVGGGDKDSRGGTTTNSSSSFNRDGRGGGGSRDGDRSSSSSSYRDRSSSSRSGGSYGTGSNSAASFGGTGDQYQSAQYNSRAGSQSGGGTASGGSSAGGQDASSQQQGQFGRASQPPPPPPSGPQPLMAQQFSPPQPMMGFMGQGPYPFAPPPPPPPPPPRK is encoded by the exons ATGAGAGGAGGTTCTTCGTATGGAGACAGAGATAGACACCGCGGACGCGATAGGAG TCCTCGCTTTGGGTCCAGTCGAAGTGGATCAAAGTTTGGCACCCCTGGTGAGCGTCTGCGCAAGAAGAAATGGGATCTGGATGAACTGCCCAAGTTTGAGAAGAACTTCTACACAGAGCACCCGGAGGTGCAGCATATGAGCCAG TATGAAGTGGAGGAGTTCCGCAGAAAGAAGGAGATCACCATCAAGGGGTCTGGCTGTCCCAAACCAGTCACCAGTTTTAGTCAGGCACAGTTCCCTC AGTATGTGATGGATGTGCTGATGCAGCAGAACTTCAAGGAACCCACAGCCATTCAGGCCCAAGGCTTCCCCCTGGCGTTGAGCGGGAGGGACATGGTGGGAATCGCTCAGACAGGCTCGGGAAAGACGTTGTCG TATCTCCTGCCTGCCATTGTGCACATCAACCACCAGCCCTATCTGGAGCGAGGAGATGGACCTATT TGCTTAGTTTTGGCTCCCACTCGAGAGTTGGCCCAGCAGGTTCAACAGGTGGCTTATGACTATGGAAAATCATCCCGCATAAAGAGCACCTGCGTGTACGGAGGCGCACCTAAAGGCCCTCAGATCCGGGACCTGGAGAGAG GAGTGGAGATTTGCATTGCCACCCCAGGCCGTCTTATTGACTTTCTTGAAGCGGGCAAGACCAACTTGCGACGGTGCACCTACCTGGTGCTGGACGAGGCCGACCGCATGTTGGACATGGGCTTCGAGCCTCAGATCCGCAAGATTGTCGACCAGATCCGG cctgaccggcAGACCCTGATGTGGAGCGCCACCTGGCCAAAGGAGGTGCAGCGGCTTGCGGAGGACTTCCTGCGTGAATACGTGCAGATCAACGTAGGAGCCCTGGAGCTGAGCGCCAACCACAACATCCTGCAGATTGTGGACGTCTGCATGGAGAGCGAGAAGGACAACAA GCTGCTTCAGCTGATGGAGGAGATCATGGCGGAGAAGGAGAACAAGACCATCATATTTGTGGAGACGAAAAAGCGTTGCGATGACCTCACCCGCAGGATGAGGAGAGATGG GTGGCCGGCAATGTGCATCCATGGCGACAAGAGCCAGCCAGAGCGAGACTGGGTTCTGTCAG AGTTCCGCAGCGGCAAAGCTCCCATTCTCATTGCTACTGATGTCGCCTCCCGCGGTCTGG ACGTGGAGGATGTGAAGTTTGTGATCAATTATGACTACCCCAACTCCTCGGAGGACTACATCCACCGCATTGGGCGCACGGCACGCAGCACTAACAAGGGCACCGCCTACACCTTCTTCACCCCGGGCAACCTGCGACAGGCCCGCGAGCTTATCCGGGTCCTGGAGGAGGCCCGGCAAGCTATCAACCCCAAGCTGCTGCAGCTGGTGGACTCTGGGCGTGGGGGCGGCGGTGGCGGAG GGGGGCGCTCTCGCTTCCGGGGCAGTGGTTCCAACGCCAACAATCCCAACTTGATGTACCAGGAAGAGTGTGACCGGCGTATGCGCACGGTTGGTGGGGGTGACAAAGACAGCCGGGGGGGGACGACtaccaacagcagcagcagcttcaACCGGGATGGGAGAggagggggaggaagccgggATGGGGACAGGTCATCCTCATCTTCATCTTACAGGGACCGGAGCAGCAGCAGTCGGAGCGGGGGGAGCTACGGCACAGGTTCTAACTCTGCGGCCTCCTTTGGTGGCACGGGGGACCAGTACCAGAGCGCCCAGTACAACTCCAGGGCTGGCTCTCAGTCCGGGGGGGGCACCGCATCCGGAGGGAGCAGTGCGGGGGGGCAGGATGCCTCGAGCCAGCAGCAGGGCCAGTTCGGCCGAGCCAGCCagcccccaccaccccctccaAGTGGACCCCAGCCCCTGATGGCGCAGCAGTTTTCCCCACCTCAGCCAATGATGGGCTTCATGGGGCAAGGTCCATACCCTTTtgctcctccccctcctcc
- the LOC125718288 gene encoding probable ATP-dependent RNA helicase DDX17 isoform X3, giving the protein MSQYEVEEFRRKKEITIKGSGCPKPVTSFSQAQFPQYVMDVLMQQNFKEPTAIQAQGFPLALSGRDMVGIAQTGSGKTLSYLLPAIVHINHQPYLERGDGPICLVLAPTRELAQQVQQVAYDYGKSSRIKSTCVYGGAPKGPQIRDLERGVEICIATPGRLIDFLEAGKTNLRRCTYLVLDEADRMLDMGFEPQIRKIVDQIRPDRQTLMWSATWPKEVQRLAEDFLREYVQINVGALELSANHNILQIVDVCMESEKDNKLLQLMEEIMAEKENKTIIFVETKKRCDDLTRRMRRDGWPAMCIHGDKSQPERDWVLSEFRSGKAPILIATDVASRGLDVEDVKFVINYDYPNSSEDYIHRIGRTARSTNKGTAYTFFTPGNLRQARELIRVLEEARQAINPKLLQLVDSGRGGGGGGGGRSRFRGSGSNANNPNLMYQEECDRRMRTVGGGDKDSRGGTTTNSSSSFNRDGRGGGGSRDGDRSSSSSSYRDRSSSSRSGGSYGTGSNSAASFGGTGDQYQSAQYNSRAGSQSGGGTASGGSSAGGQDASSQQQGQFGRASQPPPPPPSGPQPLMAQQFSPPQPMMGFMGQGPYPFAPPPPPPPPPPRK; this is encoded by the exons ATGAGCCAG TATGAAGTGGAGGAGTTCCGCAGAAAGAAGGAGATCACCATCAAGGGGTCTGGCTGTCCCAAACCAGTCACCAGTTTTAGTCAGGCACAGTTCCCTC AGTATGTGATGGATGTGCTGATGCAGCAGAACTTCAAGGAACCCACAGCCATTCAGGCCCAAGGCTTCCCCCTGGCGTTGAGCGGGAGGGACATGGTGGGAATCGCTCAGACAGGCTCGGGAAAGACGTTGTCG TATCTCCTGCCTGCCATTGTGCACATCAACCACCAGCCCTATCTGGAGCGAGGAGATGGACCTATT TGCTTAGTTTTGGCTCCCACTCGAGAGTTGGCCCAGCAGGTTCAACAGGTGGCTTATGACTATGGAAAATCATCCCGCATAAAGAGCACCTGCGTGTACGGAGGCGCACCTAAAGGCCCTCAGATCCGGGACCTGGAGAGAG GAGTGGAGATTTGCATTGCCACCCCAGGCCGTCTTATTGACTTTCTTGAAGCGGGCAAGACCAACTTGCGACGGTGCACCTACCTGGTGCTGGACGAGGCCGACCGCATGTTGGACATGGGCTTCGAGCCTCAGATCCGCAAGATTGTCGACCAGATCCGG cctgaccggcAGACCCTGATGTGGAGCGCCACCTGGCCAAAGGAGGTGCAGCGGCTTGCGGAGGACTTCCTGCGTGAATACGTGCAGATCAACGTAGGAGCCCTGGAGCTGAGCGCCAACCACAACATCCTGCAGATTGTGGACGTCTGCATGGAGAGCGAGAAGGACAACAA GCTGCTTCAGCTGATGGAGGAGATCATGGCGGAGAAGGAGAACAAGACCATCATATTTGTGGAGACGAAAAAGCGTTGCGATGACCTCACCCGCAGGATGAGGAGAGATGG GTGGCCGGCAATGTGCATCCATGGCGACAAGAGCCAGCCAGAGCGAGACTGGGTTCTGTCAG AGTTCCGCAGCGGCAAAGCTCCCATTCTCATTGCTACTGATGTCGCCTCCCGCGGTCTGG ACGTGGAGGATGTGAAGTTTGTGATCAATTATGACTACCCCAACTCCTCGGAGGACTACATCCACCGCATTGGGCGCACGGCACGCAGCACTAACAAGGGCACCGCCTACACCTTCTTCACCCCGGGCAACCTGCGACAGGCCCGCGAGCTTATCCGGGTCCTGGAGGAGGCCCGGCAAGCTATCAACCCCAAGCTGCTGCAGCTGGTGGACTCTGGGCGTGGGGGCGGCGGTGGCGGAG GGGGGCGCTCTCGCTTCCGGGGCAGTGGTTCCAACGCCAACAATCCCAACTTGATGTACCAGGAAGAGTGTGACCGGCGTATGCGCACGGTTGGTGGGGGTGACAAAGACAGCCGGGGGGGGACGACtaccaacagcagcagcagcttcaACCGGGATGGGAGAggagggggaggaagccgggATGGGGACAGGTCATCCTCATCTTCATCTTACAGGGACCGGAGCAGCAGCAGTCGGAGCGGGGGGAGCTACGGCACAGGTTCTAACTCTGCGGCCTCCTTTGGTGGCACGGGGGACCAGTACCAGAGCGCCCAGTACAACTCCAGGGCTGGCTCTCAGTCCGGGGGGGGCACCGCATCCGGAGGGAGCAGTGCGGGGGGGCAGGATGCCTCGAGCCAGCAGCAGGGCCAGTTCGGCCGAGCCAGCCagcccccaccaccccctccaAGTGGACCCCAGCCCCTGATGGCGCAGCAGTTTTCCCCACCTCAGCCAATGATGGGCTTCATGGGGCAAGGTCCATACCCTTTtgctcctccccctcctcc
- the LOC125718288 gene encoding probable ATP-dependent RNA helicase DDX17 isoform X4: METEIDTADAIGGHYFIQYAFMIFSPRFGSSRSGSKFGTPGERLRKKKWDLDELPKFEKNFYTEHPEVQHMSQYEVEEFRRKKEITIKGSGCPKPVTSFSQAQFPQYVMDVLMQQNFKEPTAIQAQGFPLALSGRDMVGIAQTGSGKTLSYLLPAIVHINHQPYLERGDGPICLVLAPTRELAQQVQQVAYDYGKSSRIKSTCVYGGAPKGPQIRDLERGVEICIATPGRLIDFLEAGKTNLRRCTYLVLDEADRMLDMGFEPQIRKIVDQIRPDRQTLMWSATWPKEVQRLAEDFLREYVQINVGALELSANHNILQIVDVCMESEKDNKLLQLMEEIMAEKENKTIIFVETKKRCDDLTRRMRRDGWPAMCIHGDKSQPERDWVLSEFRSGKAPILIATDVASRGLDVEDVKFVINYDYPNSSEDYIHRIGRTARSTNKGTAYTFFTPGNLRQARELIRVLEEARQAINPKLLQLVDSGRGGGGGGGGRSRFRGSGSNANNPNLMYQEECDRRMRTGPEQQQSERGELRHRF; encoded by the exons ATGGAGACAGAGATAGACACCGCGGACGCGATAGGAG GCCATTATTTTATACAATATGCCTTTATGATCTTTAGTCCTCGCTTTGGGTCCAGTCGAAGTGGATCAAAGTTTGGCACCCCTGGTGAGCGTCTGCGCAAGAAGAAATGGGATCTGGATGAACTGCCCAAGTTTGAGAAGAACTTCTACACAGAGCACCCGGAGGTGCAGCATATGAGCCAG TATGAAGTGGAGGAGTTCCGCAGAAAGAAGGAGATCACCATCAAGGGGTCTGGCTGTCCCAAACCAGTCACCAGTTTTAGTCAGGCACAGTTCCCTC AGTATGTGATGGATGTGCTGATGCAGCAGAACTTCAAGGAACCCACAGCCATTCAGGCCCAAGGCTTCCCCCTGGCGTTGAGCGGGAGGGACATGGTGGGAATCGCTCAGACAGGCTCGGGAAAGACGTTGTCG TATCTCCTGCCTGCCATTGTGCACATCAACCACCAGCCCTATCTGGAGCGAGGAGATGGACCTATT TGCTTAGTTTTGGCTCCCACTCGAGAGTTGGCCCAGCAGGTTCAACAGGTGGCTTATGACTATGGAAAATCATCCCGCATAAAGAGCACCTGCGTGTACGGAGGCGCACCTAAAGGCCCTCAGATCCGGGACCTGGAGAGAG GAGTGGAGATTTGCATTGCCACCCCAGGCCGTCTTATTGACTTTCTTGAAGCGGGCAAGACCAACTTGCGACGGTGCACCTACCTGGTGCTGGACGAGGCCGACCGCATGTTGGACATGGGCTTCGAGCCTCAGATCCGCAAGATTGTCGACCAGATCCGG cctgaccggcAGACCCTGATGTGGAGCGCCACCTGGCCAAAGGAGGTGCAGCGGCTTGCGGAGGACTTCCTGCGTGAATACGTGCAGATCAACGTAGGAGCCCTGGAGCTGAGCGCCAACCACAACATCCTGCAGATTGTGGACGTCTGCATGGAGAGCGAGAAGGACAACAA GCTGCTTCAGCTGATGGAGGAGATCATGGCGGAGAAGGAGAACAAGACCATCATATTTGTGGAGACGAAAAAGCGTTGCGATGACCTCACCCGCAGGATGAGGAGAGATGG GTGGCCGGCAATGTGCATCCATGGCGACAAGAGCCAGCCAGAGCGAGACTGGGTTCTGTCAG AGTTCCGCAGCGGCAAAGCTCCCATTCTCATTGCTACTGATGTCGCCTCCCGCGGTCTGG ACGTGGAGGATGTGAAGTTTGTGATCAATTATGACTACCCCAACTCCTCGGAGGACTACATCCACCGCATTGGGCGCACGGCACGCAGCACTAACAAGGGCACCGCCTACACCTTCTTCACCCCGGGCAACCTGCGACAGGCCCGCGAGCTTATCCGGGTCCTGGAGGAGGCCCGGCAAGCTATCAACCCCAAGCTGCTGCAGCTGGTGGACTCTGGGCGTGGGGGCGGCGGTGGCGGAG GGGGGCGCTCTCGCTTCCGGGGCAGTGGTTCCAACGCCAACAATCCCAACTTGATGTACCAGGAAGAGTGTGACCGGCGTATGCGCACG GGACCGGAGCAGCAGCAGTCGGAGCGGGGGGAGCTACGGCACAGGTTCTAA
- the dmc1 gene encoding meiotic recombination protein DMC1/LIM15 homolog isoform X1, giving the protein MKSADDQVLEDEAGYQDDEESFFQHIDLLQKHGINMADIKKLKSIGICTVKGIQMTTRRALCNVKGLSEAKVDKIKEAAGKLVTTGFLTAFEYSEKRKQVFHITTGSQEFDKLIGGGIESMAITEAFGEFRTGKTQLSHTLCVTTQLPGERGYTGGKVIYIDTENTFRPDRLRDIADRFDVDPEAVLDNVLYARAYTSEHQMELLDYVAAKFHEECGVFKLLIIDSIMALFRVDFSGRGELAERQQKLAQMLSRLQKISEEYNVAVFVTNQMTADPGAGMTFQADPKKPIGGHILAHASTTRISLRKGRGEMRIAKIFDSPDMPENEATFAITAGGIADAKE; this is encoded by the exons ATGAAGTCGGCGGATGACCAAGTATTGGAAGATGAAGCCGGATACCAAGATGATGAG GAGTCTTTCTTTCAACATATCGACCTCCTACAGAAACATGGCATC AACATGGCTGACATTAAGAAGCTGAAGTCCATTGGGATCTGCACAGTCAAGGGGATCCAGATGACTACACGCCGGGCACTGTGCAACGTCAAGGGCCTGTCTGAAGCCAAAGTGGACAAGATTAAAGAGGCTGCAGGGAAGCTCGTG ACCACTGGGTTTCTGACAGCCTTTGAATATAGCgagaagagaaaacaagtgttccACATCACAACTGGTAGCCAGGAGTTCGA TAAACTTATTGGCGGAGGCATAGAAAGCATGGCCATTACTGAAGCATTTGGTG AATTTCGGACGGGAAAGACACAGCTGTCTCACACACTGTGTG TGACAACACAGCTGCCAGGAGAGAGAGGCTACACAGGAGGGAAGGTCATCTACATCGACACAGAAAACACTTT TCGGCCAGACAGGCTGAGGGATATAGCAGACAGGTTTGACGTGGACCCCGAAGCTGTGCTGGACAATGTCTTGTATGCCCGCGCGTACACCA GCGAACACCAGATGGAGCTGTTGGACTATGTGGCAGCAAAATTTCACGAGGAATGTGGCGTCTTCAAACTTCTG ATCATAGACTCCATCATGGCACTCTTCCGTGTGGACTTCTCCGGCCGGGGCGAGCTGGCAGAGAGGCAACAGAAGCTGGCCCAGATGCTCTCCCGGCTGCAGAAGATATCTGAAG AGTACAACGTGGCTGTATTTGTGACTAACCAGATGACTGCAGATCCTGGAGCTGGAATGAC TTTCCAGGCAGATCCAAAGAAGCCCATTGGAGGGCACATTCTGGCTCATGCATCGACCACCCGCATCAGCCTGAGGAAGGGAAGAGGGGAAATGCGAATTGCCAAAATATTTGACAG CCCCGACATGCCGGAGAACGAGGCCACCTTTGCCATCACCGCGGGCGGAATTGCTGACGCTAAAGAGTGA
- the dmc1 gene encoding meiotic recombination protein DMC1/LIM15 homolog isoform X2, whose amino-acid sequence MKSADDQVLEDEAGYQDDEESFFQHIDLLQKHGINMADIKKLKSIGICTVKGIQMTTRRALCNVKGLSEAKVDKIKEAAGKLVTTGFLTAFEYSEKRKQVFHITTGSQEFDKLIGGGIESMAITEAFGEFRTGKTQLSHTLCVTTQLPGERGYTGGKVIYIDTENTFRPDRLRDIADRFDVDPEAVLDNVLYARAYTSEHQMELLDYVAAKFHEECGVFKLLIIDSIMALFRVDFSGRGELAERQQKLAQMLSRLQKISEDDCRSWSWNDFPGRSKEAHWRAHSGSCIDHPHQPEEGKRGNANCQNI is encoded by the exons ATGAAGTCGGCGGATGACCAAGTATTGGAAGATGAAGCCGGATACCAAGATGATGAG GAGTCTTTCTTTCAACATATCGACCTCCTACAGAAACATGGCATC AACATGGCTGACATTAAGAAGCTGAAGTCCATTGGGATCTGCACAGTCAAGGGGATCCAGATGACTACACGCCGGGCACTGTGCAACGTCAAGGGCCTGTCTGAAGCCAAAGTGGACAAGATTAAAGAGGCTGCAGGGAAGCTCGTG ACCACTGGGTTTCTGACAGCCTTTGAATATAGCgagaagagaaaacaagtgttccACATCACAACTGGTAGCCAGGAGTTCGA TAAACTTATTGGCGGAGGCATAGAAAGCATGGCCATTACTGAAGCATTTGGTG AATTTCGGACGGGAAAGACACAGCTGTCTCACACACTGTGTG TGACAACACAGCTGCCAGGAGAGAGAGGCTACACAGGAGGGAAGGTCATCTACATCGACACAGAAAACACTTT TCGGCCAGACAGGCTGAGGGATATAGCAGACAGGTTTGACGTGGACCCCGAAGCTGTGCTGGACAATGTCTTGTATGCCCGCGCGTACACCA GCGAACACCAGATGGAGCTGTTGGACTATGTGGCAGCAAAATTTCACGAGGAATGTGGCGTCTTCAAACTTCTG ATCATAGACTCCATCATGGCACTCTTCCGTGTGGACTTCTCCGGCCGGGGCGAGCTGGCAGAGAGGCAACAGAAGCTGGCCCAGATGCTCTCCCGGCTGCAGAAGATATCTGAAG ATGACTGCAGATCCTGGAGCTGGAATGAC TTTCCAGGCAGATCCAAAGAAGCCCATTGGAGGGCACATTCTGGCTCATGCATCGACCACCCGCATCAGCCTGAGGAAGGGAAGAGGGGAAATGCGAATTGCCAAAATATTTGA
- the dmc1 gene encoding meiotic recombination protein DMC1/LIM15 homolog isoform X3 produces MKSADDQVLEDEAGYQDDEESFFQHIDLLQKHGINMADIKKLKSIGICTVKGIQMTTRRALCNVKGLSEAKVDKIKEAAGKLVTTGFLTAFEYSEKRKQVFHITTGSQEFDKLIGGGIESMAITEAFGEFRTGKTQLSHTLCVTTQLPGERGYTGGKVIYIDTENTFRPDRLRDIADRFDVDPEAVLDNVLYARAYTSEHQMELLDYVAAKFHEECGVFKLLIIDSIMALFRVDFSGRGELAERQQKLAQMLSRLQKISEVSRQIQRSPLEGTFWLMHRPPASA; encoded by the exons ATGAAGTCGGCGGATGACCAAGTATTGGAAGATGAAGCCGGATACCAAGATGATGAG GAGTCTTTCTTTCAACATATCGACCTCCTACAGAAACATGGCATC AACATGGCTGACATTAAGAAGCTGAAGTCCATTGGGATCTGCACAGTCAAGGGGATCCAGATGACTACACGCCGGGCACTGTGCAACGTCAAGGGCCTGTCTGAAGCCAAAGTGGACAAGATTAAAGAGGCTGCAGGGAAGCTCGTG ACCACTGGGTTTCTGACAGCCTTTGAATATAGCgagaagagaaaacaagtgttccACATCACAACTGGTAGCCAGGAGTTCGA TAAACTTATTGGCGGAGGCATAGAAAGCATGGCCATTACTGAAGCATTTGGTG AATTTCGGACGGGAAAGACACAGCTGTCTCACACACTGTGTG TGACAACACAGCTGCCAGGAGAGAGAGGCTACACAGGAGGGAAGGTCATCTACATCGACACAGAAAACACTTT TCGGCCAGACAGGCTGAGGGATATAGCAGACAGGTTTGACGTGGACCCCGAAGCTGTGCTGGACAATGTCTTGTATGCCCGCGCGTACACCA GCGAACACCAGATGGAGCTGTTGGACTATGTGGCAGCAAAATTTCACGAGGAATGTGGCGTCTTCAAACTTCTG ATCATAGACTCCATCATGGCACTCTTCCGTGTGGACTTCTCCGGCCGGGGCGAGCTGGCAGAGAGGCAACAGAAGCTGGCCCAGATGCTCTCCCGGCTGCAGAAGATATCTGAAG TTTCCAGGCAGATCCAAAGAAGCCCATTGGAGGGCACATTCTGGCTCATGCATCGACCACCCGCATCAGCCTGA